A single Brevundimonas sp. M20 DNA region contains:
- the dapB gene encoding 4-hydroxy-tetrahydrodipicolinate reductase, which yields MSAIFHAGISGARGRMGRAVSAVLDAREDVVVAARFDRGETPDLSLCDVVIDFSTPEASVELAQTCAARGGPALVIGSTGLTPEQDAEILKAAETVAIVRSGNFSLGVNILIGLVEHAALRLDARDWDIEITEAHHRRKVDAPSGTALMLGEAAASGRNEDLEDVRAAPWDGITGPRESGKIGFSSVRAGGIIGEHTVLFASDDEMLTLSHSAIDRSLFARGAVAAAAWVRNRKPGLYDMQDVLGFRQA from the coding sequence TTGAGCGCCATCTTCCACGCCGGCATCTCCGGAGCGCGGGGCCGTATGGGCCGGGCCGTCTCGGCCGTTCTGGACGCCCGTGAGGACGTCGTCGTCGCCGCCCGCTTTGATCGCGGCGAGACCCCGGACCTGTCGCTGTGCGACGTGGTGATCGACTTCTCGACCCCCGAGGCCTCCGTCGAACTGGCGCAGACCTGCGCGGCGCGCGGCGGCCCGGCGCTGGTCATCGGCTCCACCGGCCTCACGCCGGAGCAGGATGCCGAAATCCTCAAGGCCGCCGAGACGGTCGCCATCGTGCGCAGCGGCAACTTCTCGCTCGGCGTCAACATCCTGATCGGTCTGGTCGAGCACGCCGCCCTGCGTCTGGACGCGCGCGACTGGGATATCGAGATCACCGAGGCCCATCACCGCCGCAAGGTCGATGCGCCCTCGGGCACCGCCCTGATGCTGGGCGAGGCCGCCGCCAGCGGTCGCAACGAGGACCTCGAGGACGTCCGCGCCGCCCCCTGGGACGGCATCACCGGCCCGCGCGAGAGCGGCAAGATCGGCTTCTCGTCCGTGCGCGCGGGCGGGATCATCGGCGAGCACACCGTCCTGTTCGCTTCGGACGACGAGATGCTGACCCTCAGCCACTCGGCCATCGACCGCTCGCTGTTCGCGCGCGGCGCCGTGGCGGCGGCCGCCTGGGTCCGCAACCGCAAGCCGGGGCTGTACGACATGCAGGACGTTCTTGGTTTCAGACAAGCCTGA